The genomic region AACAAGGAACTGGAAATGGCACTTTTTACGATTTTTCATCGTACATAGATCTCACTCAAAAATGGCTCGATTCCGTTCCTAAAGGGAAGGAATTTTCCGAAGTAAAAGAAAAAGTTGAAGACATTTTAAAAGCGCTCAGCTATCTTCAATCGAAAAACGCATTCTTGCTTGCAAATGCGGATTTGGATGCTATATCAAACGTCAAATCTTCACTTCCGTTTGTCATGATAAAACTCAAAGCAGCGTTGAAGATGTCTTTACCCGTTTTGGAAAATTATTCTTCAACGCAAGCGCAAATATCGCAGGATTACGCCAAGTTTCAAAAGATAAATCAAGAGACGAATAGTTTATCGCAACAGATGGCTTCATTGCGTGCGAAAGTTAACGCCATCAATTCGAAAATATTGACCTCTCAACTCTATTATTCAACCAAAATATTTGATGAAAAAGCTAAGAAATTGTTCGATTCCATAAATTCTTTCGAGAGCGCCCAGGCATTTTTAAGCGATCTTAGCGATTTTTACGCCCAGCTTGAAAACACAGGTTTAAGCGTCCCAGCGATTCCATCTTATTCAAGATATGAAGAATTTTTCAACATCAAAAAGCTTATGGAAACCTCATCGCTTGCCATAGAAACGTCAAAAGCCATTAATCAATTGGTGTCTCAGTATTCTTCTTACATAAAGGACTTAAAAAAACGAAGCGCTTCTTACATAGAAGTTAACATGTTGGGATTTCCGTTGGTTATAAAAGAGTTGGCCAGCATCAGCGCTTTATACCAAAAAGTTTACGTTTCAAAGATAGGACCTTCTCTTGGAATAATTTCAAGGCGTAGTCATGATCTTTCAAGCTTGACTTATCTTTCGAAAGCCAGAGGAAAGCTTAACGACATGAACGATAGCGCTTATTACTTAACACAATACTGGAAGGTAAAATACGTCCCACCATTTATGAGATGGCTTTTAAACAGCATAATAGTGGCTGGAACTGCAGCTGTCATCACCGTCTTTTTGTCGGCATTTATGGCTTATCCATTTTCGAGATTCCGATTTGTTGGAAGAAAGTACGGTTTGATAGGTTTATTACTTGTTCAGATGTTCCCAACCATGATGGCAATGGTAGCACTTTATCTCTTGTTGAATTTCATAGGGAAATTCTTCCCACCGCTAGGCCTGAACACTCTGGGAGGGTTAACATTCTTGTACATAGGCGGGGGAATAGCATTTAACGCATGGTTGATAAAGGGATTTTTTGATGCAATACCAAAAGAGCTTGAAGAAGCGGCCATGGTCGATGGAGCCACAAGATTTCAGACTTTCTGGAGAGTTGTTCTGCCGCTTTCCACGCCGGTTTTGGCGGTTACCACCATTTTGGGATTCGTTGGAAACTACGGGGACTACATATTGGCATCTATCGTGTTGACGGGTATAAAGCACTACACCTATGCTGTGGGATTGCAAACGTTCTCAACCAGTCAATATTCAACCAATTGGGGTTTAATGACAGCTGCCGCTTTGATAGGGATGGTTCCTATCTTAGCCATATTCTTAGGCCTACAAAGATTCATCGTTGGAGGTCTAACACAAGGATCGGTGAAAGGATGAAGATCGATTATTCTAATTCATTGATAAATCTCATAAATTCCATCACGGCCAAATTCGGCCTCATCCCAAGGCATGAGACTCTCGATGTAAACATCCTTGGAAAGAAATTCGAGCAAGCCGAGAGGGTTGTATTGCTCCTTGTTGATGCCTTGGGGTATGAGTCAGCCTTAAAGATTTTTGAAGAAAATGAAGAGCTAAATGTTTTTGGTCGTCCACACAAGTTAAGTACTGTTTTCCCTTCAACGACCGTTGCCGCGCTCACCACCGTGGCGACGGCCGCCCTTCCAATAGAACATGGTATGTTGGGATACGTCCTTTATCTTAAAGAATACGGAACTTTGGCAAACATGATTGAATTCACTCCTTTGGGAATGCCAAGGGATTCTCTTGTATCACGTGGAGCAAATCCATCCACATTTTTGGAAATTCCGACGGTCTATGAGGATTTAAAAAACTACGGAGCCAATCCATTGGTGATCACGGCAAATTCCTTTAAGGAAAGTGGGCTTTCTAAAACATTGAACCACAATGCGGCCGTGCAAGGGTATATAACCAAAACGGACATGATGACGAGGATAAGAAAAGCCGTGGAATCTCAAAAATACAGTTACATATACGCTTATTGGCCTATGGTCGACGCCATGGGGCATGTGTATGGCCCGGATTCTGAGGAATACATCCAAGAAGCAAAAGACACGCTTTTGAATTTCAAGAGGAACGTTTTTGAGAGGTTGAGCGATGCTCTAAGAGAAAAAACATCGTTTATAATTGTTGCAGATCACGGACAAATGAAGGCAAATTGGAAAAATGATTGGATCATATCTCCTTACGATGAATTTGCTGAGACTTTGGAAATGCTCCCCGCCGGTGAGCCAAGAATGATGTATCTCTACACCAAGGATTTTGAAAGAACCATGAAGGCTGGTCTGGACTTTTTTAAAGGAAATGTTGATTTTTATCCTTCCAAAATGGCTGTAGAAGAGGGTATGTTTGGCGACGTGAATGATCTTTCCCTTTCTAAGAACGCACTCAACAGGATTGGGGATCTTTTGGCAATTCCAAAGGGTGATCATTCATTTACCATAAAGTATCTTGGAAACGAAAGGCATCTTAAAGGCAAACATGGTGGATTTTCAAAAGCAGAAATGGAAATACCACTTTTCTCATTTTGAGGAACAAGGAGGAATCGACATAGAAGAGCAAAGCAAAATCGGAGAGTTCTACAGAAGGGATCTCTTTTTATCCGTGAACGTATTGTGGCTTATAATTGCCGTATTCGTACCCCTGGTGTTGTATTACGTTATGTTCAAAATGGCGTTGGCAGTTGACAAACACACATCTCATAAGAAAGAAATATATCTTTTTCTTTTTTCAAAAAAAGAAATGCCTTCTGAGGTTAAAGAGAGTTTGGAATCATTTCCCACCAACGCGCTTACTTATTATTGGCTTTTTCTTGCGTCAGGCATATTCGTTTTTTTCAGCGATCTCTACTACCCGATAAACATAGCGAATTTATTCATTCCCACGCCTACCTTGATAAGTTTAATAGTTAACTTTTTCTTTCTTGTAATGCTGAGTGATGTGATTTCAAAAAGACTCTATGTCCATCAGGAATGGGAAAAAGAGATAGAGATGCATTTGTTGTACGAGAGAGAGAACATTTTGTTTTTCAAAAAGAGAAGCGGACTTGGCTTTATGCTCTTGTCATTTTTAACCATTGGAATTTACGTGTATATATATCTTTTTCTCGTTAATAAAGAATACGTGAACCATATCATCTACGATTACAAAAACATTCAAAAAGCGATCAGACAGCGGAATGATGGAATATGATAGTAGGTGTTGGAATAGATATAGTGGACATTTCAAGAGTTACTGAAAAGCTGGCAGAAAGAATACTTTCTCCCAAAGAACATGAAATATGGACAAAAAGGAAAGGCAACGAGTTTTTGGCTGGGCGATTTGCCCTAAAGGAGGCTTTTTTTAAAGCCGTAGGAATTGGAATAAGAAAATACAGGTTGAAAGATATATCTTTTCTTCCTGACGAATTTGGAAAGCCTCACATCGAAGAAAATGAAACCGTGAAAAAAATTCGAGAAAAGCATGAATTTGAAATCGTTCACGCCTCCTTGTCTCATGATAAAGGAACGGCGGTAGCGGTGATAATACTTGAAAGGAGGGAATTTAAGTGAAGAAAAGCGTATTTTTTGTTTTGATCGACATCTTTTCTCTCTTTGCAATTATGGCATTTGCAAACAGTGCAAATGAGATGAAAATTTTCTACGAAGCAAGAGCATCGCAAAATGCTACTCAAATGTTTAATCTAATTCAAACGCTGAAAAATTCGCCTTCTCTTGAAAATGACGCAACGTCGTTGAAAATACTGGCAGATGCGTGTGTTGAGTATGGATTATGGGGTGCCAAAGACGATGAAAAAGCAAAGTACTTTGACGATGGAATAAAATACGCGGATATGGCAATAAAGCTTCGCCCAAAAGACGCGTACATCTATTTCATAAAAGGTGCTGCCATAGGTAGGCTTGCCCAATACAAAGGAATAATACAAAGTTTGTTCATGTTAAGAGATTTCGATCATGCCGTCAACAAAGCCATAGAATTGGATCCGAAACTTTACAGAGCTTATGTAGCGCTGGCCATGAGATATAGAGACACACCATGGCCGTTTGCAAATTTTGGAAGATCTGAAGAACTGTTTTTAAAAGCGATAGAACTCGATCCCAATTACGTTTACGCATATTATGAACTTGCCCAGTTGTATGTAAAGTGGGGCAAGAAAGACAAAGCAAGAGAAATTTTCGTCAAGATGAGTAAGATGACGCCTGAAAAAGAATTTTACGCCCAGGAATTGGAAGATATCAAGTTGGCGAAAAAATGGCTTGAGGAGAACAAGTGATTTCCTCAAGCCATTTGCACCATCTTTTGAAGATTTAGTCGTTAAGGGCTTCTTGTATTGCTTCTTCTAAAACATCCAGCCCTTCGTTAAGCTGCTCGTCGGTCATGACGAGCGTGTTCAAAAATCTTATAACGTTGTGGTACACACCGGCCCTTATGAATATCGCACCTTTTCTCACAGCTCGTTGTAGTATTTCGGAAACCAACTCTTCGTTCGGCTCTTTTGTTTTTCTATCTTTTACGAATTCATATCCAATCATGGCGCCCAATCCACGCACATCGCCTATCACATCATATTTTTCTTGAAGTTTCTTTCCTCTTTCCATGATTATCTCACCGATATGATTCGCCTTTTCAAACAAGTTGTTTTCCTCTATGAAGTCCAAAACCGCATTTCCAGCCGCGCATGCTATTGGGTTGCCTATGAATGTTCCGCCTATCGATGAATCATCTGGAGAATCCATTATTTCAGCTTTTCCAACTACACCTGAAAGTGGTAAACCACCCGCAATGGATTTTGCAAATGTTATCAAATCCGGTTCAATTCCGAAGTGTTCTATGGCAAACATTTTACCTGTCCTACCAATGCCAGCTTGGATTTCGTCATCTATGAGGAGTATACCTTTTTCATCACAAAGTTCTCTCAATTTCTTCATGTACTTAGCTCGGGGAACGTTGAATCCTCCTTCGCCTTGAAGCGGTTCTATTACTATAGCACCAACATCATCTGCTGAAACTTGATAATCAAAAGCTTTTTCAAGGGCTGTAAAGCATTCCAAGTTACAACTGTCTGGTTCTTTATAGAAAGGACATCTATAACAATTTGGATAAGGTACCCTGTAAACGTCGGGTGCAAAAGGAGCAAATTTTGATTTGTAAGGTTCCGGCTTTGAAGTCATCGTCATCGTCAGCATAGTTCTGCCATGGAATGCACCTTCATAAACGATGATGGCTTTCTTTCCAGTATATGCCTTTGCTATTTTTACCGCATTTTCAACTGCCTCAGCCCCAGCGTTGAAGAAAACGGTTTTCTTTGGATCGTCTCCAGGAGCAAGCTTGTTAATTCTTTCGGCAAGTTTTATGAGGCTTTCGTATGGAAAAACCGAAAAATCCGTGTGTGTGAACCTTTCAACTTGTTCTTTAACGGCTTCAACCACTTTGTCGTTGGCGTGTCCAACGTTCAAAACCCCAAGCCCTCCTGAAAAGTCAAGAAAAGTGTTTCCGTCGATGTCTGTTATCAATGCACCTTTGGCATGATCGATAATAGCTGGGACATAGACAGATAATGGCTTTGCCACATTGTTGTCTAGCTTTTTCAACCATTCTTTAGATTTTGGGCCTGGCAAATCCGTTTTGATGTTTATGAATTTTCTCACTGACGCTCCCTCCTTTGTTATAGACACTTAACTGAAGTATATCACACCTTTTAATATGTGAAAAGAATTAAACTTCTCACTTTTATAAATTTAAGAAATTAACTCATCCTGTGCATCGATGTTACGAAGCGTTATTGATACCAAACCTCATGTTGTGCGTGAACATTACGAAAAGTATTACAAGAGACATTACAAAAATTTTCTATGAAAACATATAAGTAGCATTTAACAACATTTTTTGATTTAAAACCCGCTTTCCAAGCGGTCAAAGCAATTTTTTCGAAGTCCCGTCAGAACGGATTCGCTCTTCTTTCCGTCTTCCTAATTCAAAATATGAGGCACGCTCAGACACTCATCCGTGAGTGCTTCGCTTTCTCGGCACGTCCTGTGCCTCTCAACCTCATATTTTGAATTCTCAGCCGGCGAGCTCATATGTTCTGACAAGTACTTCGAGGGTGAGGTTTAATCCCTTTTTGAAATGCTTTGTAACATTGACGCACGACGTGCCGAGAAAGCGAATCTAACAGGATGTTTGTATGCAGCGTGCTCTGTTATGAACATCTTGTATGGGTATACGTCTGAATCAGTTTTGACAAAACTTCAAAAAATTCCTTTTCTTTCAAAGGAATCAAGAGCGATTTGGAGAAAAAGGTAGAAAAAAGCAGGATTTTTTGAATTATTCCCTTTGAACGCCTTAAACCGCTTTTAATAACTCGTGATGGCATTTGACAAACAATGTAAATACATCTATTATAATTAAGTATACTTGTACATACAAGATATCAAATGGTGGTGAAAAGCTTGAAAAAATCGGAGAAAATCGAAAATCTTGAAACTGAAACGCCAAACTCTAAATCGGCAAATATAGACATCATGAGCCCTCTAGAAATAGCCAAGTTGATGAATGAAGAGGACAAAACGGTTGCATATGCTGTTGAGAAAGCCCTTTCTTCCATAGCACAGCTCTCAGAAGAAATAGCAAAGGCCATTCAAAATGGAGGCAAATGTTTTTATATTGGTGCTGGCACATCCGGACGTTTGGCTGTCATTGACGCGGCTGAAACCGTCCCAACATTCAATTTGCCTTATGGGACTTTTACCGCCATACTGGCTGGCGGAGCCGAAGCTATGACAAAAGCCGTTGAAGAGATTGAAGATGATGAAGAAGCTGGAATTAATGAAATGAAAGAACATGGTATTTCACCAAAAGATGTGGTCGTAGGAGTTTCGGCCAGTGGGCGAACGCCTTATGTAATAGGTGCTTTGAGAGAAGCAAAAGCAAGAGGTGCCTTAACGGGATGTGTAACCAACGTTAAAGACGCAAAGATGTCACCGTTAGTTGACATTGCCATAGAAGCGGTAACAGGGCCTGAGGTGATAACTGGATCAACAAGGCTTAAGGCTGGCACTGCTCAGAAAATGGTGCTAAACATGTTAAGCACGATTTCCATGGTAAGGTTAGGAAAAGTTTATAAAAATCTTATGGTAGATGTTACTCCTATAAATGAGAAATTAGTAGATAGGGCTATAAGAATAATAGTGAGTGCTACTGGAATTTCACACTCAAAAGCTTCTGAACTATTGAAGAAATCAAACATGAGGCCAAAAGTGGCAATTGTTATGGCTTTGACCGGCAAAAACTCAAAAGAAGCGGAAGAACTTTTAGCACTACATAACGGAAGGATAAGAAGCGTTTTAACGTGAAATTCCAATAATGGTGGATGCTCCACCAATTAATAAAATAAGGAGGGGATTTAAGTGCGTAAGGTAATATTTTTCTCTGCCCTAGTGGCTTTGTTGATCGCCACCATGATGGCATCAACAACTGTGCAAATTTGGTCATGGCGCTCGCAAGATGCTCCTGTATGGAAAGAAGTGCAGAAGGAAATGAATGCTCAAGGAATAGACGTTAAGATCGATTTTCGTTCTTTCCTTCCAACTGAGTACGATTCGAAAGTTCAAATAGCACTTCAAGGTGGAAAAGGTCCAGACATCATTTACTCAAGGAGGCTTCCCGGCCAAAGAACCCAAGCTTTAATAGATGCCGGCTTGCTTATTCCAATTGACGACAAAGTATCTCTTTCCCATTTCAACACCAGTGTTTTGAATTTCATAAAGGCTTCTAATGGGAAACATTACGGGGTTCCGTTCGCCGTTCAAGTTGTTGGAATCTTCTACAACAAGGACATATACAAAAAATACGGGCTTAAAGTGCCAAAAACGTGGAGCGAACTTGTTAAAAATGCGGAAATTTTGAAGAAAAACGGTGTTACTCCTTTCTTCGTTCCTGGCAAAGCCGGATGGGCGCTTGCCATGCAACACGCAATGACTGGTGTGAGTGTTTTGGGACCATGCTGGATAAAGAACCTCTTAGATGGACAAACCAATTTCCTTGATCCGGCTTGGGTACATCTGAACAAGTTGCTCAACGATCTGAAGCCTTATTATCAGAAAGGTTTCATGGCGAACACGACGGATGATCTCAGTGCTGCATTCGCATTTGGTCAAGCTGCCATGGTGTTCTATGGAGTTTGGGGATATGGGCAATGGAAAGAGCTGAATCCAAACATTAACGTGGGATACTTTATGGTTCCACCAGATTGTGAATACGCGCAGCCATGGGCATATGTTTTCATGGATGGTAGCCTTGCTCTTACATCCAATTCCAAACACGAAGATATGGCGGTAAAGGTACTTCAATTTGCTGCGACGCCAAGGTTTGGAACGATCTTCGCAAAAGAAACCCTTAACATCCCAGCCGTTAAAGGCGCGACGATGCCAAATGTACCGCTTCTTCAAGAAGTTCTTAAAGTTGCAGAAAAGCATGCCTCTCCTTACGTTTATTGGGTTGGATCGGTGTTGACTTCCCGTTCTCCTTCTCTTTACACCGATGTTTTGAGCCCTGGAATGCAAGCAATGTATGCCGGGAAGATCACGCCTGAAGAATTTGCAAAGATGGCACAAGACAAGATATCTCAATGGTATAAACCGCTGATGAAAAAGTAAAAATACTTGATTTCAAAACAGGCATGACGCATGTCATGCCTGTTTAAGAAAGGGGAATATTTGTGAGCATAAAAAAGAAATACATTCTTCTTTTTGTTCTACCTGCTTTGACTCTTTACGTCACATTTGTGATATATCCATTTATATACAGCTTCATCTTGAGCTTTTACAGATGGCCTGGAGCAGGAGCACGCACGTTTGTGGGATTGCAAAATTTCAAAGACGTGCTTTTCGGGAGCTTTGGAAGCGAATTCAGAAACGCATTTTTGCACAACATTTATTATTTTATCTTGGTTACGATTTTAGAATTAGGACTAGGATTTTTACTCGCCATCTTTTTGGTCTCCATAGTGAAAGGAAAGCGCTTTTTCCAAATGATGGTGTACTTGCCTAATATTATATCCATGATCCTTGTAGGGTTTATATGGTCCATGATGCTCAATCCCCAAATTGGATTGGTTAACCAGGTTCTCACTCATATAGGATTAGGAGTGTTGGCGCGACCGTGGTTAGGTGATCCTAATCTTGCATTGAACACCGTTATAGCTGTCAACGTGTGGAGAAATTTAGGCTTTTACGTTTTAGTGTTTACCGCTTCACTATTGGACATCCCGCGTGAGCTGCTGGAAGCTGCTTACATAGATGGAGCTTCTAATTTTAAAGTGATAACCAAGATACTTTTTCCTTTAACTTTACCCACTTTCCAAACTTTGTCTATTTTGCTTTTCATATGGACGTTTAACGTTTTTGATATCGTTTACGCTTTGGAAGGTGCACAAGCTGGCCCATTTAGAAGTACGGATGTGTTGGGAACGTTATTCTATCGAACAGCCTTTGGTGGATTGGGAAGCAGTCGGGCGGACTTTGGATTGGGTGCAGCCGTAGCTGTTCTGATATTTGTGGTGGTAATGCCACTTTCATTGGTCTACGCCTACATAGTTGATAGGAGGAGCCGTAATGCTTAAGGTTGGAAAATTGGGGAAATGGGCAATTTACACCATCTTAACGATATACGTTGTTCTCATAGCGACTCCGTTTGCCATGATATTTATAAACTCTTTTAAGAGCTTGAGGGGAATATTTTTAAGTCCTTTTTCATTGCCTTCAAGTTTTAACATCCAAAATTACGTTGAAGCATGGAGAAGTGCAAATTTGTTCAACGCTTATATAAACAGTTTTTTGATCTCTACGCTCTCCGTGGGGGGAATTCTTATTTTGTCTTCAATGCTAGCTTATGTGATATCGCGTTACGAATTTCCGTTTAGAAGAACTATTTACCTCTTTATAATAGTTGGATTGGCACTTCCGGCCCGTCTTGCAATCATCCCAATTTACGTGATGCTTGACAATTTCAACCTCTTAGATACCAGAACAGGATTGATCGTAGTTTACATTGCGACTGGCATATCTTTTGCGACTTTTTTGATGAAGAGATTCATGGACGGTATTCCAAAAGAAATAGAAGAATCGGCAAGAATAGATGGGGCAAGCCCCTGGACCATATTCCTCAAAATAGCACTTCCTCTGACAAGACCTGCCATGATAGTTGTTGGACTTGTGAATTTCGTTGGGATATGGAACGATTTCTTCTTCCCTTTAATCATAATAAATAGCAGAAACAAAGAAACCGTTCCACTTGCGATATCCATATTCTTTGGGGAATTCTCAAATAAATGGCAACTCATTTCAGCAGCGTTGAGTTTGTCCGTTTTACCAATAATGATAATATTCTTCTTGCTTTCTAGATATTTCATAGCAGGTATGACAGAAGGAGCGATAAAGTGATCAAAGATGATCTAAAGGTTTTCGTTTTTTTTCTTCAAGTTGCTGGAATTTCCGAAGAAAATATAAGAACTTACGTTGAGGAGTTCAAAAAGTTCGATGGAGCGATGGAAGAGTTTTCGCGAGAGAAATTGGTTGAAGAATGCGAAACCCTGTTTTTAAAGAGAATACTGATAAGGTTTTCGAAAGTTTACGATGATCCTGAATTGAGAAGGAAAATCAGTGTTGCTCTTGATAAAGGTTTTCCTAAAAATGTAAAAGGAGATCTTCACATTCATACAAATTGGAGCGATGGCACTTATCCTTTGGAATTTTATGTGAGGAAAGCGGAAGAACTGGGTTATAAATACCTTGCTATAACCGATCATTCCCTTGTAAACAAGGGAACGGTTCAGATGGATGCTCAAAAATTTCTGAAGCAGTTGAAGTCCATAGAGGAAGTCCAAAAAAGTACCCCCGTGAAGATCATAAAAGGGGTAGAAATGGATATAAATGAAAATGGAAAACTTGACTATTCGGCAGAGGTCATGGAGAAAGCCGATTTCATTCTCGGAGCTGTTCACTTTGACTATGGAAAAGGTAAAGAAAAGGCGCTGGAACTTTTAAAGATCTTGCTTGAAAACGAGTATGTGAAAGTGATAGCCCATCCTCTAAACAAAATAGGGAAAGACCTTTTCGGTTCTCACTTAGATGAAATCGTAGAAATTGCTAAAAGAAACAAAAAGGCTTTTGAGATAAGCTTGGTTCCAGATAGAATGCGTGAAAGTGAGTTTCTGGTTGAAAATCTTAAAGACAAAAGCGTTAAGCTTTCTTTAGGAACCGATAGTCATAGCGTAAAGCAGATGGAATTGATGTCTGTCGCGAGCTTATGGTTGGACAGATTGAATGGCAATTTGATTGCGAATTTTTATGATGATCCTTTGGCATTTTTAAAATCCTGAATTAGAATTGGCAATTGGGGGCTTGTTGATAAATGAAAGTAGAATTGGGAATAGATAGCTTTTTAAAAAACGCCGATAGATTAAAAGGAAAGAGAATAGCTCTTTTAACCAACGCGAGTGGCGTGAATTCCACGTTGGAATCTGATGTAGATCTTTTAATTGAAAAAGGATTGAATATCGTAAAAATGTTTGGACCGGAACATGGCATATGGGGCGCCGTGGAAGACGGCAAGAGCGTTTCACACGGTGTTGATCCGGTCCATCATATTCCTGTTTTTTCCCTTTACGGCGAAACCAACCGCCCAACAGATGAGATGCTGAAGGATGTGGACGTTGTAATTTACGATATTCAAGATGTGGGTTTAAGGTTTTACACTTACATTTACACGTTGGCTTACATGATGGAAGAGTGTGGAAAGAGGGAAATAAAGGTTATAGTATTGGATAGGCCAAACCCTTTATCTGGCAAAGTGGAAGGTCCTATAATCGAAAGTGGGATGGAATCGTTTGTCGGTGGATATGGATTGGCTTTAAGATATGGACTTACAGTCGGAGAGCTGAGTGTTTATTTTAACGAACGTTACAACATGAAAGTCGATCTTGAAATCGTTAAATTGCAAGGTTGGCAACGTTGGATGTATTTTGGTGATACAGGCTTGCTTTGGAGCACCCCTTCTCCGAATTTACCATCCCTTGAGCATACGGTACTTTATACTGGAATGTGCCTTTTGGAAGGAGTTAACGTTTCGGTCGGAAGAGGAACTGTACATCCATTTAAATTCGTTGGAGCGCCCTGGATTGATTCTAAAAAATTGAAAAAGGAAATGGAAAATATTCCTCACATGGGAATTGCCTTTAGAGAAAGAGATTTTATCCCTCTTACTTCAAAGTACAAAGGTGAGTTGTGCCATGGTATAGAATTCTTCGTTTTAGACAAAAGGGAAGTAAACTCATTAAGTTTAACACTTTACCTTATCTCACTTGTTAAAAAATTGCATCCACAAAAATTTGAATGGGACATTTCTTATCACAATGCGAAGGGAAGATATCACTTTGATCTCTTAATTGGAAGTGAAAAATACAGGGCACTTATAGATGAGGGAAAAGATGTAAAAGATATTTCGAATATGTGGGAAGAAGAACTAAACGAGTTCAGAAAAATTTCGAAAGATTTTTATCTTTACTCCTAACGTGCGTGATTTTAATTGGTGAAGAAAGGTGATCATTGAAAATATTTATTGAAACACTTGTCAGCACGGATTCACTCTTTTATCCATCTTACGGCTCAAAAAACGAGGCACGCTCAGACACTCGTCCGTGAGTGCTTCGCTTTTTCAACACATCCATGTGTTTCCCAACCTCGTTTTTAGAGTCTTCAGATGGAGAGTTCATAAGTGCCGGAAAGTGTCTCGATAAAAGAGAAGAGGGAAGAAAAGACTCTGTTATTTCGCATCTTGTATGGCGTCTTCATATGTTTTGACAGAAACTTCAAAAAAGGAGAGAGAAAGAGAGAAGCATGATTAATTCGAAACACTTGTCAGCACGAATTCACTCTTTTATCCATCTTGCGACTCAAAAAACGAGGCACGCTCAGACACTCGTCCGTGAGTGCTTCGCTTTCTCAACACATCCGTGTGTTTCCCAACCTCGTTTTATGAGTCTTCAGATGGAGAGTTCATAAGTGCCGGCAAGTGTTTCGAAAAAAAGGAGAGAAGAAAAAACTTTTGTTGGAAATGAACATATCTTATGACTTTTTACTATTTACGGCTCACTATTCACTTCTTATTCTCTGATTAATTTCTTAAACTTGGTGCACGTTAAGAGTGAAATCATAAGTATCATGGGAGATGAGCAGAATGGAAATAGATAAGAACAGTCCTATTCCTATTTATCATCAACTATACGAAATATTGAGAGCAAAGATAAAAGACGGTGTGTTCAAAGTAGGAGAATACCTTCCTCCAGAAAACAAGCTTGCCCAAACTTATAGAGTTAGCAGGCTAACCGTCAGGCAAGCGTTAGCTGAATTGGTAGAGGAAGGATTGATAAAAAAAAGGAGAGGAAAGGGGACACTAGTCATCCATCCCAAAAACGTTGAAAACCTTATGGAGCTCCGCGGCTTTACGGATGATGCAAAAAATGCAGGATACACTCCGACTTCTGTTGTTCTTGAAAATAAGTTGGT from Mesoaciditoga lauensis cd-1655R = DSM 25116 harbors:
- a CDS encoding alkaline phosphatase family protein; translation: MKIDYSNSLINLINSITAKFGLIPRHETLDVNILGKKFEQAERVVLLLVDALGYESALKIFEENEELNVFGRPHKLSTVFPSTTVAALTTVATAALPIEHGMLGYVLYLKEYGTLANMIEFTPLGMPRDSLVSRGANPSTFLEIPTVYEDLKNYGANPLVITANSFKESGLSKTLNHNAAVQGYITKTDMMTRIRKAVESQKYSYIYAYWPMVDAMGHVYGPDSEEYIQEAKDTLLNFKRNVFERLSDALREKTSFIIVADHGQMKANWKNDWIISPYDEFAETLEMLPAGEPRMMYLYTKDFERTMKAGLDFFKGNVDFYPSKMAVEEGMFGDVNDLSLSKNALNRIGDLLAIPKGDHSFTIKYLGNERHLKGKHGGFSKAEMEIPLFSF
- the acpS gene encoding holo-ACP synthase, whose protein sequence is MIVGVGIDIVDISRVTEKLAERILSPKEHEIWTKRKGNEFLAGRFALKEAFFKAVGIGIRKYRLKDISFLPDEFGKPHIEENETVKKIREKHEFEIVHASLSHDKGTAVAVIILERREFK
- a CDS encoding tetratricopeptide repeat protein translates to MKKSVFFVLIDIFSLFAIMAFANSANEMKIFYEARASQNATQMFNLIQTLKNSPSLENDATSLKILADACVEYGLWGAKDDEKAKYFDDGIKYADMAIKLRPKDAYIYFIKGAAIGRLAQYKGIIQSLFMLRDFDHAVNKAIELDPKLYRAYVALAMRYRDTPWPFANFGRSEELFLKAIELDPNYVYAYYELAQLYVKWGKKDKAREIFVKMSKMTPEKEFYAQELEDIKLAKKWLEENK
- a CDS encoding sugar ABC transporter permease codes for the protein MMKVHPIRHVVIWIVIAIVLFPVLWIFTTSIRRDNAYISSSLFSSQTTWQNYIDLIVEPKNVPALYNEISNIYSLGDPYDKMSKKEVLGKLNSDFEAYQNYFNKTLKMSSSIYEDAKWINTNVLPQAKSVALDNVKKYGKQDIEYLSSLASYLSKGYSSLDKEYKLAGMYKLLQQLQNAPDEQALKVVSVYFPQLQEEWKKYSNSSREAAEKIKNVPSTVSALLKKDNVEGQSAQDLIDAYQETYDMMKSGTFSYAKWFAPIYLRKINMDTIKLSQKMRTPEKDELLKIKTEVFSLVQGLRNSRASYDKALSDALSTTKNAYTALVEKLQASLDELSSSYSEKMSALDSLKNEIDKNSLALTKDASQIELFSTNIVPTSMALGEFVSVIKSVSNSSQTQQGTGNGTFYDFSSYIDLTQKWLDSVPKGKEFSEVKEKVEDILKALSYLQSKNAFLLANADLDAISNVKSSLPFVMIKLKAALKMSLPVLENYSSTQAQISQDYAKFQKINQETNSLSQQMASLRAKVNAINSKILTSQLYYSTKIFDEKAKKLFDSINSFESAQAFLSDLSDFYAQLENTGLSVPAIPSYSRYEEFFNIKKLMETSSLAIETSKAINQLVSQYSSYIKDLKKRSASYIEVNMLGFPLVIKELASISALYQKVYVSKIGPSLGIISRRSHDLSSLTYLSKARGKLNDMNDSAYYLTQYWKVKYVPPFMRWLLNSIIVAGTAAVITVFLSAFMAYPFSRFRFVGRKYGLIGLLLVQMFPTMMAMVALYLLLNFIGKFFPPLGLNTLGGLTFLYIGGGIAFNAWLIKGFFDAIPKELEEAAMVDGATRFQTFWRVVLPLSTPVLAVTTILGFVGNYGDYILASIVLTGIKHYTYAVGLQTFSTSQYSTNWGLMTAAALIGMVPILAIFLGLQRFIVGGLTQGSVKG